In Humulus lupulus chromosome 6, drHumLupu1.1, whole genome shotgun sequence, a single genomic region encodes these proteins:
- the LOC133785453 gene encoding uncharacterized protein LOC133785453, whose translation MAIASWNARGLNGEEAMRQLRFLIKNNRPEVIFLMETKLTKDKVATMCKQLSYDNGFEIPRIGLGGGLMLLWKENVMISVQSSSSNHISCFISFDNQRMSWHFSGFYGHPAVSNRHMTWELLQHLRIVAHGPWLVMGDFNEVLSQADKNGGGLRNEHQIEAFRNTLEVCKLQPLDYRGNQFTWQRFCEDGLLQERLDWAMVNEEWKDSFTSASLTHLDFYHSDHRALLLSLQDENGYDLLRNRKRPRFKFENIWSNETECKEIIKKCWKPFSSSSSLLATMSNIQACSTNLSTWHKSKFGSLSKDIKQTHSQIIRLQNSQKHMEDHSELRQTERKLDDLLRKEEVFWHQRSRIQWLKAGDQNTKFFHQKARERQKNNSIKGIFNEGNEWCTSDSEISEITMKFYNSLFTSSSPSEEKIEELLQGVHTSVSDEMNMSLEAPFSLEEIKDAVFSMPADKSPGPDEGFSALLQQAESRKEIKGLRLANIAPFITHLFFADDSLIIVQASERSLQAIQNIFSLYSTCSGQIINFTKSLLYFSPNTSEEIATLYTSSLNMQRTDSIETYLGLPMLGGKEILLKVVIQAMPTYLMSCFHTPEGLCQEIERIQARYWWGSTTEQKKIHWRAWHKICRPKCEGGLGFRGFIQYNQALLAKQAWRLLINPRSLLAKVLKARYYQHTSILEAREGHYPSITWRSIIWGRDLLRRGLRRRIGNGKETLAFSDPWIPRPPSFLPSIIDISDPLRVHDLFETPGSWNMIRVQQFFNAADAQNILTIPLTQFDHPDSWFWHYTNHGNYTVKSGYNLASAMDTALPSSSVTLIAMWWKSFWGIKIPRKILHFSWRGYHEIFPTLKGLNRRNISKHSVCPLCGFGEDSNAHAIFWCPSSKEIWDRWDYPFVSDRKEDISFKEILLYASEILEKENFQKMLIIAWAIWFERNKRTHGHPTRQGQQVFEWVTRYWESIRITQRTTEQPIQNATYTNQRREDSGNQSKILSVDAALSNQTETIGFGAIILSPEKEVIAALSKPLKGMLSAFQAEAIALLVALNWAQRLGIQLDVIFSDSLSLVLALNNNITYQNELGIIFSDIKTLLSNFPGL comes from the exons ATGGCTATCGCTAGTTGGAATGCCAGAGGACTCAATGGAGAAGAAGCTATGAGGCAATTAAGATTCCTCATAAAAAACAATAGACCGGAAGTAATTTTTCTAATGGAAACAAAACTTACTAAAGATAAGGTAGCAACAATGTGCAAGCAACTCTCTTACGATAATGGCTTTGAGATCCCAAGGATAGGACTAGGTGGAGGGTTAATGCTACTATGGAAAGAAAATGTAATGATCTCAGTACAATCATCATCCTCAAATCACATAAGttgctttataagttttgataatCAACGTATGTCTTGGCACTTCAGTGGCTTTTATGGTCACCCAGCAGTATCCAATAGACATATGACATGGGAGCTCTTACAACATTTGCGAATAGTAGCACATGGGCCATGGTTAGTGATGGGGGATTTCAATGAAGTTCTAAGTCAAGCTGATAAAAATGGAGGAGGGCTACGAAACGAACACCAAATTGAAGCGTTTCGAAACACACTAGAGGTATGTAAATTACAACCCTTGGATTATAGAGGTAATCAATTTACTTGGCAAAGATTTTGTGAGGATGGTCTCTTACAGGAGAGGTTGGATTGGGCAATGGTCAACGAAGAGTGGAAAGATAGTTTTACTTCAGCCTCTTTAACACATCTAGACTTCTACCATTCAGATCATAGAGCGCTTCTCTTAAGTCTTCAAGATGAAAATGGGTACGACCTTTTAAGAAACAGAAAAAGACCTCGTTTTAAATTCGAAAATATATGGTCAAATGAGACAGAATGCAAAGAAATTATAAAAAAGTGTTGGaaacctttttcttcttcttcctccctTCTCGCAACTATGAGTAATATTCAGGCGTGCTCAACTAACTTATCCACATGGCACAAGTCAAAATTTGGATCCTTATCCAAAGACATAAAACAAACCCATTCACAAATAATCCGTTTGCAGAATTCACAAAAACATATGGAAGACCATAGTGAGTTACGACAAACAGAAAGAAAATTGGATGATTTATTGCGCAAAGAGGAAGTCTTTTGGCATCAACGATCCAGAATACAATGGCTAAAAGCAGGAGatcaaaatacaaaattcttTCATCAAAAGGCAAGAGAGCGACAAAAGAACAATTCAATTAAAG GAATTTTCAATGAAGGAAACGAATGGTGCACAAGTGATAGTGAGATCAGCGAGATCACAATGAAGTTCTACAATTCTCTCTTCACTTCTTCATCCCCTtcagaagaaaaaattgaagaactattACAAGGAGTTCATACTTCTGTTTCAGATGAGATGAACATGAGTTTAGAAGCCCCATTTTCCTTGGAGGAAATAAAAGATGCAGTCTTCTCTATGCCTGCAGATAAAAGCCCAGGTCCAGATG AAGGTTTTTCAGCTTTACTTCAACAAGCGGAAAGTAGAAAGGAAATAAAGGGACTACGATTAGCTAATATAGCTCCTTTCATTACCCACTTATTCTTTGCGGATGACAGCCTCATTATCGTCCAGGCATCTGAGAGATCTCTACAAGCTATACAAAACATTTTTTCTCTATACTCGACATGTTCTGGACAG ATAATCAATTTTACAAAgtctttattatatttttctccAAATACTTCGGAAGAGATTGCCACATTGTATACATCCTCTCTAAATATGCAAAGAACTGATTCTATAGAAACATATCTGGGTCTACCGATGTTGGGAG GTAAAGAAATCTTACTTAAAGTTGTTATCCAAGCTATGCCAACTTATCTAATGTCATGCTTCCATACACCAGAAGGTTTGTGCCAAGAAATTGAAAGAATACAAGCCCGATATTGGTGGGGCTCTACTACTGAACAAAAGAAAATTCACTGGCGCGCTTGGCATAAAATATGTAGACCAAAATGTGAGGGAGGATTGGGATTCCGTGGTTTTATTCAGTATAATCAGGCACTTCTGGCAAAACAGGCTTGGCGATTACTAATAAACCCTAGATCCCTTCTTGCAAAAGTACTCAAGGCAAGATACTATCAACATACAAGTATATTGGAGGCTAGAGAAGGTCATTATCCTTCAATAACGTGGAGAAGTATCATCTGGGGTAGGGACCTTTTACGAAGAGGATTGCGACGACGTATAGGAAATGGAAAAGAAACTTTGGCCTTTAGTGATCCATGGATCCCAAGACCTCCATCTTTTCTCCCAAGTATAATTGATATATCTGATCCCCTTAGAGTACATGATCTCTTTGAAACTCCTGGTTCGTGGAACATGATACGAGTCCAACAATTTTTTAATGCTGCTGATGCCCAGAACATCTTAACCATACCTCTTACTCAATTTGATCATCCAGATTCGTGGTTCTGGCATTATACAAATCATGGGAACTATACTGTCAAAAGTGGGTATAATCTAGCCTCAGCTATGGACACTGCACTGCCGTCTTCATCTGTTACATTAATAGCAATGTGGTGGAAGTCCTTTTGGGGAATCAAAATACCACGTAAAATTCTACATTTTTCTTGGAGAGGCTACCATGAAATATTTCCTACTCTTAAAGGTTTAAATCGACGAAATATCTCTAAACACAGTGTTTGCCCACTATGTGGTTTTGGAGAGGATTCTAATGCACATGCTATCTTTTGGTGTCCTTCCTCTAAAGAAATATGGGATCGGTGGGATTACCCTTTCGTGTCAGATAGGAAAGAGGACATTTCCTTTAAGGAGATACTACTCTATGCCTCTGAAATTTTGGAAAaagaaaactttcaaaaaatgCTCATCATAGCTTGGGCAATTTGGTTTGAGAGGAATAAAAGAACCCATGGACATCCAACAAGACAAGGACAACAAGTGTTTGAATGGGTAACCCGATATTGGGAGTCGATAAGAATTACACAGAGAACGACGGAGCAACCCATACAAAATGCAACATATACAAATCAAAGAAGAGAAGATTCGGGGAATCAATCCAAAATCTTATCTGTTGATGCTGCATTATCTAACCAGACAGAAACGATAGGATTTGGAGCAATCATCCTCTCCCCAGAGAAGGAAGTTATTGCAGCTTTATCTAAGCCCTTAAAAG GAATGTTGTCAGCCTTTCAAGCAGAAGCTATAGCACTATTGGTCGCACTCAATTGGGCTCAAAGGCTTGGAATTCAGCTGGATGTTATCTTTTCTGATTCCCTTTCTCTTGTTTTGGCTTTAAATAATAACATAACTTATCAAAATGAGCTGGGGATTATTTTTTCAGATATTAAAACTTTATTGTCTAATTTTCCGGGG TTATAA
- the LOC133784195 gene encoding uncharacterized protein LOC133784195: MGFNPTLQYDETLKTSGLTNMIPTASSISPLAYGSKKKSMAQRAKQAALSYAQPLSLDSLVKRQKTGKIGENSTSSNRQSGTEIAIGNMKSNKQKEISLDNDKNTSTQTKKPHKETYMPTPQAVLTISSQEVPVHNEGKVQNPKA; the protein is encoded by the exons ATGGGTTTTAATCCAACCTTACAGTACGATGAAACACTAAAAACATCTGGTTTGACGAACATGATTCCAACTGCTTCCTCAATTTCTCCCTTGGCCTATGGATCGAAGAAAAAATCTATGGCACAACGTGCTAAACAGGCAGCTTTATCTTATGCACAACCGTTATCTTTGGATTCGTTGGTCAAACGACAAAAAACGGGAAAAATAG GAGAAAACTCAACCTCCTCGAACAGACAGTCGGGTACAGAGATCGCTATAGGAAATATGAAGAGCAATAAGCAAAAGGAGATATCTTTGGACAATGATAAAAACACCTCAACGCAAACTAAGAAGCCACACAAGGAAACGTATATGCCAACTCCCCAAGCAGTTCTTACAATCTCTTCCCAGGAGGTGCCTGTTCACAATGAAGGAAAAGTCCAAAACCCAAAAGCATGA